One Aegilops tauschii subsp. strangulata cultivar AL8/78 chromosome 2, Aet v6.0, whole genome shotgun sequence genomic window, CTACGGTGGCTTCATTTTGGTCCGGCCGGCCTTGCAGCATCTGTTGTGGTGAGAGACGGTAGTGTCTTCGTGACTGTGGTGGCGCATGTTGGCGGACGAAAGGCAAGGTGGAGCCAGTGGTTGGTCCTGGGGCTGTGGGTATGAGGGGTCGGGAGAAATCCCTATCGGGTTTGGCCGGCACCGGCGCAGTGACGCCTGTGGGCGCCGCCATCTTTCTTAAAGGGCGTCGGGAGTCCTCCTCCACCGATTCCCTTCGTGTACCGGGAGAAATCCTAGGATTCGTCCGTGTAGCAACGTCGTCATCGTCACACTCCTTGAAGGTTTTGCTTGGTACGCGGCAATTTAGGGGCATAGGAGTGTGGTGGAATTCTCCGGAAGGCGCAACGGTTGCGGGATACTACAGCTTTCGTTGATCTGGTGCTTCTGgcatttttctctcttattttttccTTTTCGGCATGATTGTGTTGTTTGCCTCAGTGTTGGACTCTATGGTGTATCGGGTGGTTGCTATATTAATATAGCGGGGTGAAAGCCTATTTCAAGAGAGTATTAAATTTTTGAGAAGTGGTGGCAAATGGTATTTGCTGCACAATTGTGGTGTTTTATGCTTTTTACTCGCTGTTGACAAGCTTTGGCGTGGAGATCATGTCTGAACAGCGCATGATGAGCCCTTGGGACTGTACGACGGCTGATACATGTCAATTAAAACAACGAAATGCCGAGGAGCTAGACATCCACCAGTGAACAGCGATGATCACAATCTAGAGCTGGGCGACTCAAATCCTCCTCATATGTCTGTGCATATAGCACGGTCAATAAATGTAAAAAAAAATCCAACTCAAACGGACGTCTCAAACCGGTCTTAAACATGCGGGCGACCGGCATCCCTCATATCTAGCCCAAATATGGAACGGATATGAATAGGCCCGGGTGTGATCGGGCGCGTTCGTTATGTCGGACCCGACCCACGTTGACCCACCCAACCCTACATATAATCATCCACATTTGTTTACCGGACCAAATCTTAGCCACTCCACCCCCTTCCCTCTAATCCACTCCGCCCCCAAGCTCCCGTCCGGAGATCTCCGGCCTTCTCTGGCATGGCGGGCAGTGGATCTGAGTCCTACACCTTCAGATCCGTCGACGCCGAGCTCATCCCACGCAGCCCCGAGAAGAAGATGATCGTTCGGCTTGCGCTCCACCGTTCATGGGAGGAGGCCGCCCGACGACAACGCTTGGACTCCTTCCCTCGGAAATCCATTGCATCCGCCCAAATGGCGCATGGATCAGCCGCGAGGTATGGCATCGTTTCCTCACCAGAGGCGGTGCGGTCCGTCTGGTGATCGAACGCGGTGGCGAACGCACAACTCCTCTGTTGACGCGCCAAGGCGGAGGTGAACACAACATGGGCGTAGGCCGACGCAAACATGGCGCGTCGTGCGAGGCAGCAGGCGCGGGAGGTGGCGGCAGCCCTCGCGGCAGTGGACGTTGGCGAGGCGGAGTCGCATTCTCCGGCACCCCGTATGACGCACCAGTCTGGACACCCCAACCGTGTTGCCTTGAGTCCcgtgagccggctcgtgtcacaTGTGCTATTCTACCTCGCCGGCGACCGAACCAACACTCCGAGGACCACAGCCGGCCATTGGACATGGGCACGATGAAGCCTTGAGGTTTCTAATTTAAAGTATCCATTTATGGAATCAATTATTTAAGAGATGACCGGTCACTATCCACGAACGTTTAAGGGATCAGATTTACCAATTCCGGCGTAGGAAGACCTcgcggaggagaaggacgcgCGCCGGCGGTCGTACTCCTCCGTCTCGCGGCGGTTGAAGCTCGCCGGCGGTCGTACTCCTCCGTCTCGCGGCGGTtgaagctcgccggcggcgacaTCCCGTGGTTGGTCCACCTCCGGGCGCCGCGCTTCCTCGCGCCGTCCGACCGGACGCGCCGCTCGCGCTCCGGGTCCCTCTCACGGCCGGATCTGCTGCCGGAGCCGCGTCCGGAGCTCCACATTCACCCCCACATGGCGGCTGGAGGCGGGGCgggtggtcgccggcggcgagaaatTGGGAGAAGGGAAAGGGGAATTGGGTGGCTCGCGGCGGCGGGGGATAGAGTTTGGACTCGCAAAAGGGTCGCGGAACCGCAGTTATAGTGCTCGGGGCGTGCCGTTTGTGGGCTGCGGCAAAAAATTTTGCGGGCCGGGCAAGTATGCGGGCTCTGTTCTAACCGGAAAATTGGGCCAAGCCCGCATACTCGCCGGAATTTTTGCGGGCCGGgtgttttgcggggtctgctagagttgctcttaggcCACTACAGATACACGAAAATTCCACACCCAAATCGGAGCAACACCAGACTCGCATCCCATGCACGTAACTACGGAGTATGTAATTAGTAGTATTCCACACTGCATATCATTTCATCACCGAAAACCCAGCAACATGGCGATTATTATGGGCGCCACACAAGGGTCCGCAACATATCGACAGCTGCAGCTGCAAGGCTAATCAGTACTATTACAGGGCTAAGCTCAAGCTCAAGCGGCGTTGCTGTGCGGGCACGGCGTGGCTTGGCGCGCCTCCGGCGACTGGTTGGAGATGGACATGAGCATCGACCTGGACTTGTCGGCCGCCCCGCTGTCGTCCTGCCCGTGTTCCATGCGTCCGTTCGGTGACTTGACGCTCAGGGCTTCTCCCGCCGCCGGGGTGGACTGGGAGATCCCGATGAGCGACTGGCGGGCCGCGGCCTCCTCCTGGGCGCCGGTGGACTGTGTCGGCGTCTTAGGCGAGGCCATCCAATTACCGAGAGCTGCAAACACAAGTAAATTCCGGAGGTTGGTGAGACAACTAGGGAGTAGCAATTTGGTTCGCGGGTCACATGGACACCGGCCAAGAGTGGCTTAAATTAGGTGGGCGACGCGTACAGAGCGAGTGCTCGCACAAGTTATGCATGGGCGTTGGGGATCCATCATATACTCCTATAATGCAGAAAGCGAAATTTCGAGCTTAGCTAGGACAGGGTACTCTGATTGGGTAGGTGACTCTTAAGAAAGAAAGCGAAGTGATGCATAGCATAATTGCTGACACTTTATCGTGATAACCAGCCCACGCCGTACGCTATTCATTTCTCATGCCACACAGTGCTCCGTACTGTTCGTACGGACTTTCATCCAGAACTGATAAGAATTGCAAGCTGCTAATCTCATGAATCCTACACGGTTAGCTCAAAGCAGTCACTGGACAGTAAAAAGTAACCGAAGAGGTGCCCCCATATGACTCCTAAAAGTAAGCGGTTCATCACGAAAGGACAGCAATAGGACCGTTTTCAGTAACAGCTCCGTGGAATGGATAGACCATCAAGACCACGGAAATATTTTATTTCCTTAATCCTCATCTCCAGACGCTAACCAACGCAACTCTAACAATAGCTGATAAAATAGCAGTAACTTATGCACAGCTTGGACGGCCAAGATTCAACCAAGAAGTACACATCTTTTCCTAACTTTCCAGACCCAAAACCCAAAACCAGCACGCCTCTAAACCCCATGAACCCCTAGATCTTCTCCCTCCCATGGCGGGCAAGAACCAGGAACCACACATATATGATGGTTCCACCACAGCAGGATCCACAGATCCACGGGAACAAGCAACGACCACAGACCCGCACGAGACCCGGGGACACAAGCGCGCGGCCCAAACGAAAATCCGGCGAAGAAAGGAGGGAGGCGTATGTGATTCGGGGCGCTTACCAGACGGAGCGGAGGCCGGGGACGAGGAGAGGCGGAGGAGGCGCAGGGAACAGGGGAGCTTTTCGGCCGAAGGAAACAGACGATAGGGAGGGAGGGAAGGAGACCGACCAACCGGATGAGCTGACGGGGCGCGGCCGCTTGCCTTTATAGCCGTGGGCGTTTCTCCCCCACGAGGGCCCGGTGGACCGGCGCTGCATCGGCCGCCCGCTCCTCCGTGGACGGCTGCGGATCGCCCCCGGTCCATGGACCTCGCGCTGGCTCGCGGAGGGGGGCGTGCGGAGTCGGACGTGAGCTGGAGTCAAGTAGCAGCAAGGAAACGCACGCGGTGTCGTCGCCCGTCGCCGGGCAAGTTGCGGGTGTGGGGCCCGGCGGTCGGCGAGGGAAGGTGCTGGAATTCTTGGTGCCGTGGGGCCGACGGCCTGCGCGTATCTTTGCCTTGTGGAGAATAGTCTGGAGTCGCGACGGATGTGGTGGGGCCCCGGAATCTGATCTCCGACGTGTACCCAGCTCATGCCTGCCTCTCCTAAGCCCGTACAAAACACTGCGCCTCGCGGTTGTTGTTGACACGGAAACTGAAACCGCCCAAAACGCCGCTGGTCTTTAAACCGTCGTGGTTAGGGCATGTGCACCAAACGTAACGTACGCACGCCTTGCCTCGTCGGCATCCAATATCACGTCATAATctaaaaacaaaaacagaaatcCCTTATCATGCTACGTCATCCTTCTTCTCTTTGGATGCGCGTCAGAATGTTGATTTGCGTTTCCAGAAGAAAAGATTTACACCGATTCAAATGCCGTGGCATCCGAATTCGCTGATGTGGCCGATGATGCGATGAGTTCCGCCGAGGGAAATTAGCCAACCTATGGGGTGAGTATGCAAGTGGTTTTGATGGTTGGTCAGTGGTGAAAAATCGTACCTTCAAACCGGACAAAAAATTTGCACCACTCGAGTAAGATATGTTTTTCCTGCTTCACATATATAAATTTCTGATTTTGGTGACACTGAGAAAAGATAACAGAAGGCAGTGGCGGAGCCAGACGCCCTAGGCGAAAAACTAAAGGCTAAAAACTACCCCTAAAAAAATTCTAGTTTCAAGACATACGAAAGTCAATCTACATACCATAACTAGTAATACACCAAACATAATATTCGACGGCATCATTTGTTCCATGATGGGTCAACTAGAGCACCTCGCCGGACGCCGAGCCTCACCGGAGCCGCCGCCTCCACGCCTCGCCGGATATAGCAGCAGcccagaggggggggggggggggggggaggctcCGCGGCTGGATAGGCTCGACCGACGCCGGCTGGTCCTGGTCGCCTAGGGTTCGTCCTAGTCGGGGAAGGAAGGGACGGCTCAGGGACTGGTTGGTTCGTCCAATTCATCCGTGCGGACAGGAAGCAGCTAGCGATGGCCTGGGCGCTGGGCTGCCTGGGCTTGAAAGTGGGCTGCGCCTCAGGCCGAACTATTTTTTCTTTACATATAGGCTGAGAAAAAATCCCACGCCCCAGGCAATGGCCTGGGCTGCCTGGGGGGCAGATCCGCCGATGAGTGATGGGACACTCGGGAAACAACTAAAGCTAGCCAGATGCcagctagctagtgtgcgttgtCCCCCTAAAAAAAAAGCTAGTGTGCGTTGTCGGCCTTAAAACAAATCGTACATGCTCGTCCAAGATATTTGAGACTCGGATGGTGATTGGTGGTGTGCATCTGGTCCTATACCCCCTTCACTTTATTTGATTAAGTGTGCTTCTTTTGGCGGCGGAGAGTCCAAATCATACAAGAAATGCATTCGTATTCTTTAGAGAAATATCGCTCTCATCTATGCGATGTGACAATGCGCTTTTAGGATTTATATAAATTTGCTACTAATTCTATATTGAACTTGGTTTTGATTTCATGCTGGAAATCACAACATTTTGAAGGTAAAAAAATACTAGGGCTTCAACCTATTTTCTTTACGAAAAGACTAAAAATCTGATAGAGGTCAGAGCAAATGCCTAGATCCTAAAGCAAGGCTGGTTGCCACGTCACCTCCCTGGGACCGCTCGGGCCCCATGCAAACAACGTGAACGTGTTTCTTTTAGCACACCCCCTCCCACTCATCCAATTCCTCTCGTCCACCCATGAGTGAGAGGGAGAGAGCTGGAATCCATGGCGAGGGGTGTGACGGCATGATGGTTGCTAGGGTTATTCCAAACATTGATGCAATCAAGAAGACTAGCCCAAAGTGTCTATTTGACGTCCTACATCCACTGCCAGACACGTCACACATGGTAGTGTTGATGAATCTATGGCGATCCTAGCACATCCGCAACAAGATCAAGCACGAGAAGAACCCCCACCCACGGAAACATCACGCATATTTTTACATGGCTATATTTCCCCGCTCCTTTACATTCACAACATCCCCGGGTGGACTTAGCAAAGGGGAACATGGTCATTTGCTCCCCGACTTTGCATGCAACTGGTATAGCCGGTCTTGGAAAGGTTAGAAGTCGCATCGTTGTACCGCCTGATGAGCATTGGGAGCCTCCATCTGCGGGTTGTCTCAATTTTTTTTTCGgaaaaactttcaatctattcatcttcaatcatggcagtacaacaaacaccagaaataaaaaatacatccagatacgtagaccacctagcgacgactataagcactgaagcgagccgaaggcgcgccgccgtcatcgcccctccatcgccggagtcgggcacaacttgttgtagtagacagtcgagaagtcgtcgtgctaaggccccatatgACCAACACCCCAGAAtagcaaccgccgccgatgaaaaATAATGTAGATCGAAAGGATCAAAATCGAAGACCCACGAACGTAGACGAACAATgacgagatccgagcaaatccaccaaagatagatctgtcggagacacacctccacacgcccatcAATGATGCTAGACGCATCACCGAAACAGGGGCTAGGTGGgaagacctttattccatcttcagggagccaccgccgtctcgccttcctgaacaggacacaaaccctaacgaGATTGAAAAAAGactaaaaacggagccctcccgccgTCCTTTGCCAGGATCCACCGCACCTCCAAGGCCCTAGGGTcaccggagacgaggcggacctATGCTGgcgccggcgagaggcacgaaccctaactttctttcttggaggaggaggacgcggcTGCTGGCTACACAAAATTGTAGGAACGTTCGGTATGGGGCTGTCTCAAACTTAACGTGGATGGTGCCTTCTCTAAACATGATGGGAATGGTTGTGCAGGTATGGTGCTACGAGATAACGCAAGCCACATCATCCTTAGCTCGTGCAGATACCTCTTCACAAGTGATAATGCTAATGGCTGAGTTGGAAGCTTGTAGAGAGGGTGTCGCACTTGCTCCAAAATGGAGCTCGTTACCGTTCATCTTAGAAACGAATTGTTTGTAGGCTGTGGTGATGATTAGTCAGGAGACCACAAGTAGATCCCGTGATGCTTGCCTTGTTCAAGAGATCAATGCCCTTGTTAGGGGAGAGAGGAAGACATTAGTGAATGCTCAGGCATACAAAAAATTTGTGTTAGTCATGAGCTAGCTAGGTTTAGTCACGTTGAACCGGATCAAGCTGATGCAGGTTGAGTTAATGGAAATCCTCTTTGTTCCCGCAAAAAAAACCGAACAGGTCCACTAGAGCGACACTTGGGGCGAGGTGCCCTTCTGTCTCGCACAAGCGAGACATAGAGGCACTACTTTCTCTTGCcaaaatcactaattaaggagtactcgttgcaaagaacactccatTTTCCCAGatcgcgacaagtggcgcacatgcagcgcgccactcgTCGCAACCTGAGggtttttccttttttcgtagatccatttattcaaaacgttttatctcttaaaccgtgcgtccaaatcttgaaccgttttcaccgttggattcctcgcgtcgagatcttcaaaactagatcccatgttgataggttttgacgaacttctTTTTTCAGGAAAAAAAACCGGGCGAAAAACCGACAGAGAGcacggttttttccctttccgaaagaggcacgcccgtgcctctcgcgaaatcacaaccgtgcctctcgtggaaggaaaaaaaacagaaaacgcgttttttttcgtttccgataggcacggccgtgactctcgcgaaagcacaaccgtgcctctcgtgaaagcaaaaccgtgactctcgcgaaagcacaaccgtgcctctcgcggaagcaaaaccgtgactctcgcgaacgaaaaaaaaaagaaaacgcgttttgtttttccctttccgagaggcacggtcgtgactctcgcgaaagcacaactgtgcctctcgcggaagcaaaaccgtgactctcgcgaaagaaaaaaaaacagaaaacgtgtttttttccgtttccgaatggcacggccgtgactctcgctaaagcacaaccgtgcctctcgcggaagaaaaaccgtgactttcgcaaaagaaaaaaaagtgtttttttcgtgtaaaagtttttttttcgaaatttttatttatcgaaaagctaagaaagaccggggaaaaaccaaaacgtcgaaaaacccggaaaaaaaccgtttaaaaagccgaaaacgcatgcgaaaaaataaaataagaaaCAAAATCCGGAGGGAGCGTATAGAGCgtgacacgtggcgaatggctgagagcgcgccaagtggcgctgatcgttacGAGACTCCTGAAGGAgtgctcgttaactagttgctcccttCTCTTGCTTACACTGAGGCAGAGGGTAGCGTGGTCCCTAAATGGGCCAACCCAGAATCACACATGTACACGTAGGCACGTACATTAGTTTTTGTTTATTTTAGTCTAAAAAAAGTTTCTGTTTATTTCTGTTTATATTTTCATAAATACTATAAATGCATATATTGCAAAAACGATGAACCTAAAAATGTTGTTCACCGTGATTTCATTTTCTTAACGCAATGTAAATTTTTTGTTAGCATAATTTAAGAAAGATGTTGATATCATTCAAAAAGAATTGTTTGTGACATTTCAAAAACGTTCACGCatgtcagaaaaatgcgtctgcattttctaaaaatgttaTCCAATGTAAAACATAGGTTTTGTACCATTTAGAAATACATATGTTacattaaaaaatgttcacatattTCAAAATATGCTTGTGACATTTAAAATAACTTTATACATTTTATAAAATGTTTCATAGTTATAAAAAGATTTTCATATCATTCTGAAAATGTTTTAACATGTATGTGAAAAAATGTTTAAGGTGTATtcataaaaatgttcaaaaacaAATACATGAAAAAGTCATGTGCtgaaacaacaacaacaacgcttttagtcccaaacaagtggGGTAgactagaggtgaaacccataagatctcgcgaccaactcatggctctgacacatggatagcaagcttccacgcacccctgtccatagctagttaTTTGGTGATATTCCAATTCTTCAGAtatctcttaacggactcctcccatgtcaaattcggtctacgcCGTCCTCTCtttgacattctccgcacgctttagccatccgctatgcactggagcttctggaggcctactctgaatatgcccaaaccagcTGAgatgatgttggacaagcttctcttcgattggtgctaccccaactctatcgtGTATATCATCAATCCAGACttgatccttcctcgtgtggccacacatccatcttaACATACGTATCTCCGCCATACCTACCTGTTGTACATGTCgtcttttagtcggccaacactcagcgtCATCCAACATTGCGGATCGAACCGCCATCCTGTAAAAGCTAAATATGTTTTAGATGTATACTAAAAATGTACATTTCTATTAAAAAGTATAAGTCAAATATATATTTTTAAGTATTAATCGTGCATTTTTAAAATATTAATCGGAATAAATTTTTCCCTGATGTACACAAAAATGGACCACATGTTTTACAAAAGTAGATATGTGTTGAAATGAAAGTAAACAACGAAAAAAACAGTGAAACCCtaagaaagaaacaaaaaaaaaccaAGTTAAAACCCAAAGAAAcctaaaaaaaattaaaaagggaaagTAAATAAAACTAAAGAAAACCAATTCAAGCAGTGGAACCGATATGAAAAACACAAAGGAAAAAAATCGTGCCAGATGCAGGTACAGTGCTGGGCTGGTCCACTAGCTTCATGTCAGAGGTGAGCCGTAGCTACATCACGCACCAAGCGAGAGATAATTCCGGAAGAGACATTGACCCTCCCTGGCCCAGGAAAATTGTCCAACGTTTTGACTGTTTTCCACGCTAGGACTATATCTTGCCCGACGCGAGCCTTAAGGTACTATCGCCTTAAGGTTTTCCCTTACTGTAGTTTACCGCGGCGACTATATCTCACCTTACATAAGTGCTACTTACGTCTCGCGGAAGCGAATGCCTCCATGTTGTAGCTATTGGGCCGGTCTGTTAGCAAACGTTCGAAGGAAAGAAAGAAGTAAAATGGGTGAAACTAGGATTCGAACCTGGGTCTCCTAGCCGAGCTGATCCGTAATAGAGCCGGTTTtgcatttttttctctttttatttatttttgttttgtcTTTTTTGTCACCGTTTTTCCTATTTTCCTTGGTTTTCTCTCTTTTATGCTTTACTTTTTGGTTTATTTACTTTTTCTTCTcattttttctgttttctcttcTCGTTTTCTTCTGGTTTCATTTTACATTTTTAAAATATGTCAAAAAACATTTTTCTaatacaagtttaacattttCATAATACAAATTTAACATTTTTCGAATACATGGTCATTATTTTATTTGTACACAAATTTTCCTATCATTggttaacatttttcaaatacaagatcGACTTTTTAAAGACATAGTCAACATTTTTACTATACATTTTAAACATTACtaaaaatgcttgattaacatttttcaaataaaaCATTAACATTTctttaatacatggtcaatattTGTTATACACAATTaacattttaaaaatgtttgatcaacattttttaaatgcttgattaacatttttatatacataatcaaatgttttcatcatttttttactatatggtcaatattttttctatacacatttaacattttacAAAGTCTTGATTAACATATTTGAAATACTTGTTCACTATTTttaaaatgcttgattaacatttttatatacatgatcaaatattcatcatttttaatacatggtcaacatttttacTATATACCTTTAACATTTCTAAACGCTTGATTACATTTCCATACACATTGTATTTTTGTATACATTTTTTGCATACTTGATAAACATTTTCTCTATAcgcatttaacatttttcaaatgcttggtcAATGCTTTTCAAATATTTCTTAGTAGATTTTTTGGGTAATATGTATATTTATAATATTTGAAGTACAACAAAAGTTaaaaaataatgcaaaaaacGAAAACAGAAATcataaagaagaaaaggaaaaaagaggtcGTGGCATCCCGCGCGTATGGGCTGGTTTAATCCCGACATGCCCGTTTAGCGAGGTTTCGATAGGTCTCGCTTATTGCGAGACATAGGGGAGCCCGCACTTTACTGGACCGGTTTTTTTGCTGATTGCTCGTGTGTATTCGTTAGTTCGGGTTTCTTTCACTCGCTCTACAGTTGTTTTTGCTTTCTTCTCTTTATCTATTCGTTGCTTGGTCCGGTTTTCATCGGTTTTGTTCTTTCTGTCTTTCTTTTTCTGTGCTTTTCTTTATGGTTTTCACCATTTTTTCCATTTATTCTTTCCAGTTTCCTTTCGGTTTTATTGTTTTTCCTACCTTACTtgtgatttttttgattttcaatgtttttatgttttcctgctggttttccttttttcttctttcctTGGTTTTGACCGTTTTACCTCTTTTTTAAAATATCTTTCAAcctgttttctttgtttttcccTTTGTCTATTTTTTCTACCTTTGGTTTGCACCGGCTTTCTTTGTTTCTTTATGTTTCTCTCTGGTTTTGTCCTCCTTTTGTTTCCTTTTTGAACATATCTGTAGTTTACCACACATAATTTACAATTTTCCTTGTACATCAGAAGCATTTATTTAATAAAAgcttaacattttttcaaatggtGTTTACATTTTCCATGCACGTTGTAAATTTCTCGTATACATCTGAAATATTCGTCTtatacacatttaatatttttaaaatttatgactttcattcttttaaaatatatgttttgatgtctaaTTTATTATATGCATTGCACATTTTTTGTAAATGATGAACATTTCTTTATAAATGTTGAACAATTATGAAAAACATGActaaatttttgaaaaaaatatatgTTCTGATTTATACTTTTTTATGCGCTGTACAAATTTTGCATATAACCAAAACATTATTTTGTACCTattcaacatttttaaaatacaagACAAACATGTTTTTAAATATATATTTTTATGGCTACGTTTTCCATATATATCTTAAAGATTTATTTATGTATGTTTAATTTTTTGTAAATATGTGATTAATATTATTTTTAAAAAAAACTCTGAATACATGTTaatcattttttaaatacatgttgAAAGTTTTTCTACAAATGTGGTCAACATTTATTAAAACTTGCACCAACATTTTTTGTAACAACACATACATTTTTTTCTTCAAAATTTAATTAATTGTTAATGAAATATATGTATTTTAgaattatttgaaaatataacaAAAAGTTAAAAAAGGAGGAACCCGCATGCGTCGGGAGAATTCGGACCCATGCAGCCGAAGTGGAGGGCGGTGTGCCCTTTGCAGAATGGGAAGTCCGACGTTAGAATGTGCAAATTTCCCTCAAGAGGATGACCTAgggtttatcaattcgtgggaagcgtaggatgaagatggtctctctgaaacaaacctgcaaccaaataacaaagagtcttttatatccccaacacaacaatacaatggtaaattatataggtgcactagttcgccgaagagatgatgatacaagtgtaatatggatagtagatataggttttgtaatataaaaatataaaaacagcaaggtaactagtaacaaacgTGAGCAAAAAGGGTATTGCAATGCTTtaaaataaggcctagggttcatactttcactactacaaaatctctcaacaatgataacatagtgtgtcatataacaatccctcaacgtgcaacaaa contains:
- the LOC109741246 gene encoding uncharacterized protein — its product is MDRGRSAAVHGGAGGRCSAGPPGPRGGETPTAIKASGRAPSAHPVGRSPSLPPYRLFPSAEKLPCSLRLLRLSSSPASAPSALGNWMASPKTPTQSTGAQEEAAARQSLIGISQSTPAAGEALSVKSPNGRMEHGQDDSGAADKSRSMLMSISNQSPEARQATPCPHSNAA